From Balaenoptera ricei isolate mBalRic1 chromosome 5, mBalRic1.hap2, whole genome shotgun sequence:
AGGTGGCAGGAGTAAGAGAAAGATGACCCGAGACCGCAAGGAGTTAGTAAATACCTGTCAGTCAATCCAGAGGACCAGTAATAACCTAACGGCCTCCACCCCCACCCTAGGCGGAATGACTCCCTCCCCCACTGGGTGTACCTTACAACTGGTTCATCCCCAGGACTTCTTACTGTGCTTGCCTTGAGGTTGTCTGTTTCCCTCTCCCTGAAGACAGGGCAGAGCCTGGCCCAGGGTGGGCACTCTGGAATTATCTCATTAGTCCCTGTGATTTAGAATGGTTTCAACAACAAGAGGGCTTAGAGCAGAACTGCAGGCTCTAAGGGTACTAGAGGATTCAGGTCCAAACATATGTTTGTGAGGAAAGGCAAAAATCAGTGCACACAACTTCCCAACAGAATCTCCTTCATTGTGAAATCCCACTGCATGCTTATGATCAATGATTCCTCTTCCGAACCTGAAAGGGGCGAGGTTCTCACGTGTACCAATTCTTCTGCCAAAATCCAGCTTACTTGAGAGAGAATGAGGATTAACTACACAACCCACCTCCTGCCCATGTGTCATTTAGGAATCAACATAAAGTAACACTGCTGTACCTAGGAAATGAGAAATACAATACACTCTCCTTGGCCAAGGAGAAAAGAAACTTAGAAGGCCTATTCTAGCCATCTTGAAAGCTTAATTAGAAGAAGGGATAAAGGCTGAATGTACGCTGAGTTCCAGTAACCACAAAATACTGGTAAGTACATATAAAATGCCTTTTCTCTTATCTGAGTAAAATTGATCTCTAATTTCCTTCCACAAGGAAGGAGTTATAATCTTAAGAGTGCTATGGTGTCATGGTTCTATATCCAGGTACAAGTCAACAATATACAATTATCTACTTTATGCTGGAGTCCAGTTTCATCACCGAGACAGGGCAGGgggcaccacacacacacacacacacacacacacacacacacacacacacacaaaacaaacaaaaaaacacctaggAGGATCAGTTTTCAGTGGTGGAATAAAGAACTATACATGTTTTCACCAATGGAGTTGAACTGAATAAAACTACTGATTTCTTAAAACTTTCCTTATTCAACTGCAAAAGTGCTatctaaaagaaaacaatctATACCAAAGAttgcttcttctctttctttttctctccaactCCTAGAAATCTATTTCGGAAAAGAGAGGAAATTCAGGCTGCTTTGATACTGGTTTGGCCAACAAGTCTGTTCAgggtaagatgttatggaaagacccaaacgaactttttggccaacccaatactatcaAAGTAAATTGCTTTAATAGGACCTAGTCAGCTCAAGGTTTAACcctgaaagaaaaatgacatgTTTAGAAGGATAATACAATAACTTTTTAAGGATATTCATAAAAATTTGCAGACCTGTTACAATGCGATTAACCTTGACTTTTATTAGTTTATTCTTATAACCACCCTGTAAGGTGGGTTTAAACAGAGAACTAAGAACAGGGTCTTTGAAAGCCTCTTTTTTCTTACTTCACACTGAGGTAACAAACCACTCGTACCTGCCTGGAGCAAGATTAACCTGGGGGAACTTGAGTGGTTTTGCAATTTTTAAACTCTCTCCACCTAAATGCCCCCTGCCTTCAGCTGCTTGAATATTTAGACTTCTGCATCAGCACAAGTCTGGCTGTcacagccaatcagaagaaagggCAGCCCTGGGTTCACTCCTGCTTGGCCTCCCTTTCActgttctgagcctcagtttcctcatcagactGCAAAATGCCTTGTGTGTCTGACATAAAGGAGGACCCCAGCCGGCAATACATCTTAATCTTTTGGTGGGCAGAATACAGCCCATCTTCTCCCAAATCCTATTTGTAAACAGCATCACAGAAAATGGCCAGTGCACACAGTTGACAAATACCAGGAATGCCAGAAAGGAAGgtgtccaaaaaaaaatttttttaagtgtgtcAAAACGCATGCCTGGCAGGTTTGGGGAAACCCAAGTGCCAGACCCATCAGACCAGCATAGGGACAAGCGGAACATGGTAGAATTCAATCTTACACTCAACTTAGACAAAATGAAGCTGTAAAGCCCAAAACAAATGTCATTAGATTGGTTCCAAAGTCCCCAGAGTTCCAGTATCATCTGTGTTTGAGTTCAAGTCAGGCAGGCAATTGCCAAAACCAAAGGGTGGTCTCTGTGCTAAGACCTTGGGAAGGATCTGTAGATTGTGCTTTGCAGCCAGAGCCATGGGACAACTACAGGCATGGCGAGCCGTTCCTGCCACCAACTGCAGTTTCCAAAGAAGGGACCTGCCCATGACACTGACCATCAGAATCGCCACCTGCTGGCCTTGCTTCGTCCTCGCAGAGCTCAAGGGAGCTGAGTGGCTACCTCCTCCAGCCCAATGTTCTGCTAGCATTCTGGAACAGCCTTAAACGCATGACAGTAAAACTGacggaaaaataaaaaccaacacaAATCCTGAAATACTGTGGTGCTTGTAGCACCCACAGGGAGTGGTGCTgtagccccacccccatccccggaGGATGACGGTGCTTGCTTCAGCTCCCTGGAGACCTGCGACAGGGACATCCTGGACTGGACTCAGGGCTCGGCTTTGTCCCGAACTATGTGTTCTGAGTCAAGCTTCACTTTCCCACTTTTTCCCCCTTGCTTCCAAAACGTCTAAAGCCTCTCGTGGCTCAGAAACTGTTCCTGCTAACAGTAGTCATGGCAACCACTGAATGGGTGTCTCTGGGCTTAGGTATGGTGTTGTGAGCTTTACACAAATTAGTCCCTTCACTCACAAGCCAAGAGGGACCTTTACTGTTCCACTGTCCAGATGAAAAGAGTGAGGTTCAGAGCAGTTACCTATGAAGGGACCAAGCCAGGGCCTGACTCCAGGCCTGATTCTAAAGCCCGGGTCCTCACTGCTCCTGACACAGTGCCACTGAGTCCCACCATGACACAGCAGCACATCCCCAAATCAGAACAGAACACAGTGCAAGTCCGGGAGGAAAGCTGGCTCATCTGGGACTCAGAGGCTCACAGCATATCTCTGTCTGCCCTGTTGCCTCCCTGCTCCTGTTAATCCCCAACCCCCCCATCCTTTTAACACTTGTTCCATGCCCCATTCGTGCTTTCACCTGTAGTAAGAGGTATTAACGATGATAGTTAACACTGGTTAAAGGAGTGATTCTTACCACACACACCAGTTGTGAAGGGACTTGTGGGCAAAACCTACTCAAATATCAAAGAGTGGCCTGGCTCTCCTCCTGCACAATAAACTAAGATTTAGAGGACCAGTTCTGAAAGCATGTCAATCCAACTGGAGCACCGAATAATGGATTCAGTTTCAAACGAGCTGGTTCCCTATACCTGGTCACAGGCCACACCCCAAAATCTAGTCACCGACAAATCTGCCATCTTTGGCCGAAGATGGACTGGGCCAGAGCGGATGGGCCAAACTGTTACAGAGAAACCCCCTCTAAAGAGCAGAACTTCTGGCTGGGCAAGGATTATGACACACAAAAGACTGTTTCGACTGTTCCTGGATGAAATACTACAATTCACATGTACATTTAAACCACGCAAAAAACTAACCCACAAAACCCTCTAATTGAAAATGTGTAGAAGTGATGTAGTTAAAACAACTGCTTCCTAGTCTGACCAAGTTATTTTTTGACCtgtcacatttaaaatattttcactacCACAAATTTAGAACTTGGgacaagaatatattttattttctcatataagttctaccaaaaatatatttttttcttaacttaaaaATACAGCTTTGGAAAGCAAAATTTGAGTTGTTATAATTCATTACATGTTTTACAAACAGTTGTGAAAGGaagagatcaatggaatggattcgatttttaaatataaaaatgttcattttaaaagctTGACCTTGTCCTTTAATAACTTCAAGGTGGGGTTCTTGCTGATTTTCTTGTTAAAGATGACCAGGAGTTCCTCTTCAGATTTGTGATGTTCATTTGTCACTGCATAATACTGAGCTAAAACCTTCACAAAGAAAAACAACTGTCAAATGGGTGTATTTGTCCTGAAAATTGACCTACAATGTTCTTCCTCTGACCCGCAATAAGGCCGACAGTGACAAATGAAAGAACCCAGGTGCTGGTTACACAAGGGTGTCCTGCTCGTGACAATTCATGTGGCTGTACACGTGTGAGCACTTGGCTGCATGTTTCAGACACTGATAAAAAgttacaatgagaaaaaaacattGTTCTGCAATAATCAAAAGATAGCAACATATCTAGAGCagtaattttcatatttaatgTAGGCACTGTTCTGGCTGAGGAAGTGTGGATGGGGTTtggctccatcccttccccacaagCCCTGAGGGGCTAAAAGGAGCAACTTGAAAGTCActgagacacacacatacacactacagtatttcagatttagaaaaacagaacaaaactgtacattttaaaataaagaactgatTCTCCCCAGCTTATATATACCTGGTTCATACTTCATACCTTTTTCCTTAGCTTTTTGATTGTTATTTCGTTGTCTGGGGCCTGTTTCAGAACTGCTTTAATAGTTCCCTTCCAGTTGAATTTACCTACAATATAGAGAATTACATGTAAAACACTGTATTTTGTTGTCCTACCAAAAGGGTTAAGAAACCATTTCTGCACCATCTATTTGCTGCTACCCAGGAATGAAGAAGCCCAGAATGGACAGGATGCCACAGTACCGTGCTGCAGACACCTGACCCGTCCAATCACAGTGGCCGAGAAGTGCTGACTACCATCCACAGATCTCATTCTTAGAGTGAGCAGGTTAACTAAGTATCATTAAGTACCACCATCCTATAAATTCCTATAAAAAGATAGGACTTGTATCTAATGAACTTAAGGTTTACTAAGGATCCACTAAGATCAAGGGGCTGTCTAAGCACAGTAAGCAAGGCAAAGATGAGCAAAAGGAGCTGAACCTTGAACCAGAGAGGACAGCCACAAATAATTCCTGTCAGCAGGTTAGGACTCATCTAGGGAACCTCTGCTTCTGGGAAGATGAAGACATGTAGGCTGAAGATACATAATGCTAATGAAAGAATTCAAAGATTTAAATACACAGAAAGACATGCTATGTTCATGGCGTagaagactcaacacagtaaaGTGATCAATCCTCCCCAGATTGATATACAGGTATAATGCAATTcctacataaatcacagcaagattttttgcaGATATAGGTAAGATTATTCTAAATcttctaattttgaaaaagaattttgaaaagtgaGAGGAATAAGCCTACCCAATTTAAAAACTTTGGATATAACTACTCTAGTCAAGAATGTGTggtggggctcccctggtggcgcagtggttgagaatctgcctgacaatgcaggggacacgggttcgagccctggtccaggaagatcccacatgccgcggagcaactaagcccgtgcgccgtaactactgagcctgcactctagagcccgtgatccacaactactgagcccacgtgccacaactactgaagcccacgcgcctagagcccgtgctctgcaacaagagaagccacacaatgagaagcccgcgcaccgcaacgaagagtagcccccgcttgccgcaactagagaaagtccacacacagcaacgaagacccaacacagccaaaaatatataaataaataaatattaaaaaaaaaaaaaagaatgtgtggtgGAGGGACGGATACACAAACCAATGAAACAGAACCCAGAACAGAACTACACAAATATGCCCAATGGatatttgacaaaggtgcaaaagcaattcactgagggaaaagacagccttttcaacaaatggtgtggaCCAACTGGACACTGATGAGCAAAGAAATGAACCTTGAACCAAGTCTCATacctcataaaaattaactcaaaattgaccACGGACTTGGGTGTAAAAtctaaaactgtaagacattttggaaaaaacagaaaaaaagtctttGGCATTTAGGGCTGGCAAAGAGAGTTCTTAGATGACATCAAAAGTATCATCTCTTAAAGGAAAAACGGATAAATGaggcttcatcaaaataaaaaacttttgctctacaaaaagatactgttaagaggataaaaagacaagctacagactgaaaaaaacttgcaaaccacatatctcaCAAAGGACtagtatttagaatatataaagacctcTCAAAtctcaacagttaaaaaaaaaaaatcaaacaatccaattagaaaatgggcaaagaacaagAACAGACAATTTAATGAAGAGATAgacaaatggcaaataaatacatgaaaagatattcaacgtCATTAGggatatacaaattaaaaccactgtGAGCTATTACTACATAcccattaaaatggctaaaataaaaaatagtaacacCAAATGTTGGCCAGGGTGTGGGGAAACTGGAcccctcacacattgctggtgggaatattaaatggtacagccactcttgAGGAagctggcagtttcttaaaaaactaaacatgcaactaccgTACTAGACAGCCACTGCACTCCTGAACATTTATTCCAGAAAACATGACACATGTCCACAGGAAAAACTGTACAtgaactttattcataataaccctgAACTGGAAATAACCTagatgtctgtcaacagatgaacggataaccaaattgtggtacattcacACCAGACCACTGCTCACAATGAAGAGGAATGGATTATTGAGATGTGCggcaacctggatgaatctcctGAGAATAATGCTGAGTGGAAAgagccagtctcaaaaggttacatactaaaTGATGCCATTTATGTCACAttctgaaactataaaattatagaaatggagaggtAAATAGAGAGGTAAATGGAGGTAAACGGACAGTGTTGACCTCTGGGgtaaaggagggggtggggagagaggaaagtgGGTGTGGCTATAAGAGGACAGCAGGAGGGTCCTTGTGGGGATGCGAACGTTTGTCTCTTGACTGTACGAGGTCAACAGCCCAGTGGAGTTTTGTCCTACAGTTGAGTGAGGTATCAGCCTCAGAGGAAATGGGGTAAAGGCTACAGAAGGATCCGTAagtctgtattatttcttacaactggacgtgaatctacaattatatcaaaactgaaaatttaacttaaaaaaaaaaaaaaaagaaaagcttcacATAATCAAAGTTACAAGCTAAGAAATCTAACCCAACTTGGGCAGTTACTGAAGTTCTGTGAATAAAGTCTCGATTCCCATCGGGTCCTCGGGCCTGTCCTTGACTGGCAGGACCCTAGGGAGTGCTCTAGGCCTGAGCAGTGGGAACAGCTCTGCGGAGGGGGCAGCATTTAAGAGGAACCTTGGAGCTGACAACTGCGCACTCTGGCTGAGGGACGGGGTGGCCGTGGGGCTCCGAGCGCAGGGACAGCAGGGACAGACCCAGAGACGGGAGGAGGAACAGCCAAGGCCGGCTGGACCTCAGGGTACTTCTCAGAGAGGATGAGAGGCAGGGACAAGGAAGCAGGGAGAGCGAACAGGGCCTTAGAACCAGGGTTTATTTTAAGCTCCAAAGATAACACATGCTTCCAATCCAGACAGCTTTACATTCTATCCTTAAAGCTGGACAGACCCTGTAAGACCAACTCACACAGCTCTCCCTCATTACTTAGCAGTCACACCCTAGAGAGCGGATTTTGCTTCAAGTTCTTCCACATGCCTCCGGAGGGCATGACCATCAGACGGGCccagctctcctcctcctcccccagcctaaAGAGGGCGGAGCTTCCAAATGATGGCAGCCATACCTTTTGCAGGAGCCTCATGGTTTTCCGGTTCTCCGTTCTCAGAATGTCCCGGGAGCTtaatctttttcttcttagaatCTGCTTCAACTAAGTAAttagaaagatataaaaaaatatttcgcATTTATACTAGCGGCTACCATTTAATGAGAGGCCTACATGGCCAGGCCCCTCACATCCATCATCCTGCTCATTCCCCAAGCACCCCAGACCCATGGGGTTTCTCCTCCAAGGCAGATGACAAAACGGGCAGTTGCGAGGTGATGGCACCTGCCCAGACTAAGCCCAGGACGGCCTGATCCCAAACCTTATGCTCTCTGCCTTATGTGGTTCAAAAGGCAAGGTCTAACAGATTTTAGACATCCCAAACTCACAGcttaaaaagtatttaacaaaccctggggggcttccctggtggcgcagtgattaagaatccgcctgccaaagcaggggacacgggttcgagccctggtccgggaagatcccacatgccgcggagcaactaagcccgtgcgccacaactactgagcctgcgctctagagcctgtgagccacaactgctgaagcccgagcacctagagcccgtgctccgcaacaagggaagccaccacaatgagaagctcgtgcaccacaacgaagaggagcccccgcctgccgcaactagagaaagccggcgcgcagcaacgaagacccaacgcagccaaagatgaacaaaaataaataaataaatttataaaaaaaacaaaaaacaaaacaaaacaaaaaacaaaccctggaGTATAAGCTAGCCACAAACCTTCCGAATGCTTCCGCTTTCTTTTCCCTAGACTGGTTTTTGTCTCCCCTTCCCGCTCCGCGCCTCCGTCCACCGCCCCGTCCTGGGTGCGCTCAGCCTTGCTCCTCTTCCTCTGGCTCTTCTTCCCTGCAGCCTCCTGCTCGGCCTCCTGTCCTGCTTTGCGCTTCTTAGGCTTCTGACTCTTTGAATCCTCTTGGtggttttctaatttttgttctttcttttccttttttctcttcttctgccgttcttccttcctttctctcttattCTTCTTCGTCTCTGCTGGCTCTTCCATGCTGTCATTTGCTTTGGAGGACGCGACCTTGGCGTTGGTCTCTGCACATGGTTTGGCCACTTGCTCCAGCGGCTGCTGATCTTGCCCCTTACTGACTGGTTCCTTATTATTAAGCAAAACCAAGAAACACATAAATACTCATTCCAGACACATATCGTCTCATGTATCTACTGAATAAATTCTTCTAAGGAAATTGTTATTATTTACCATTTTATAactgtgacccccccccccaaaaaaaacagttAACATGTAGcagtaaatatacaaaaatggaaaaaactacCCCCAGCCCACATTCCTCTTTGCACTTAACATTTTCATTCcactggaaaagtgaagaatccgTATGTCACGTAAAAGCCAGACCTTTAATTCTGGCTCGCTATTTGCCTTTTAGGTAGAAGACGAGCATGTAGGTGTGGCAGAAACCACCAGATTTATGCATctgcagacctgggttcaagttccagcTCTGTTCATTACTAACCAGGTAACTCAGGGCAAGTTATTTATCTGCTCCAaacctatttcctcatctgtgaaaagaaAGCTAGTGATATCTACCTGATACAGTTCATGTAcgaataaaatgagaaaagcgATGCTCAATAAAGCAGCCAGATGTACGGGAAGAGTTTTGTAAACTACTGAGTACTAGGCAGAGGTGCTGTTATCATCACCAGTGTTTAGATTGATGGTTACCCTTAGCGGACAGTCAGGGACACCTGGACAGAGTATAAAGTGGCGAGTAAGGAGCCATGGAAATGTGAGCTGGAATAAGATAAACTTCCCATTTACTGCACCACCTTATTCAAACCAGCAcacagattgtttttaaaaatgacttcagCAAAGCCAGCCCCACTGCCTGCTGTCCTCTGACTATAAATATGCTGCAGTCTCTAGGCCTGCCCTTTCTCaagagaggatgtggagcaattcaCTGAACTGCTCGGGGAGCCCTGATGCATCTGGAGGGGCAGGGCCAAGGTCAGTGCTGGCGGCTCTGGGGCTGCTGCAGGTGTGGTGGACAGTCCGAGGCCAGGGCCCACGTTCCATCCCTGTTAGTTACCGGCCAGGTGACTGGCACAAGTCACCGCAGTCCTCCTCCTTTGAGAGGCGAGGTCACAAGGGGGGAATGCTGCTCCCAAGCTGGACCAAATGAAGGCCTGGCTTTCACTGACAGACGAGAACTCTAGTGAGCTCCCGCCTCAGGCAACCCTTAATGCCCAGCCCCCGGCTCAGAGTAGCATTTAAGATATTAATACTAAAGATTAAACTAAATAGTTGGAGTTTTCTCAGCAGCAGTTCAGAGAAGTCAAGTCGTCCATGTACATGCGGGGGAGGCAGGGGATGAGTTCAGAAAGGATCTCAGGAGGAAGAGGGACACCCTGTCCTACAAGCTCCCTCCCAGGGTACAGTGTGTAGCGAGCATGATCACACCAGGGTCTGAGCGCCGCAGCCCCGAGACTGACCCGTTCAGCTAAGTCTCCAGCTGCTGCCTCGCCTCCACTTCCAAACCAatcccccagctgctgggagaaggtggagagagggaggggagagagcgaggaaaggaaggagggagggaaacacaCATTCATCCGCCCAGCAGCCACTCaataaatgagtgaacaaatTCACTCCCCATCTACTTCCTACTTCATTCCAGGCTCTCCTCCAACGTGGTCACCTCAGGGACGACTTCACCGACTCTCTCCTGACAGAGCGCCCTCCTTTACTCTCTGCCCCGTCTCCTGCCTCCCATTGCTTCCTGGCCCAAAGCACCATCTGACACCATAGCATCAACCCTTATACTCagctgtctgtctcccccactagaatacAGCTCTGGAGGGCAGGACTTGGGCCTGAGGATGGCTGCGTCCACAGTGACCAGGTGCGATGCGCACCAGGGTACAGAGAGTGTTGCAGCTGAGAAGAATATAAAGCCTCCAGCCCAACACCTCCGGGGCCTCTGAACTGTTTGCACCACAATCTCTAGGCACGTGCTGGGACATTTACTGTACAAAGGCAGTGCAATAAcaagcctcattttacagagctCAGAGTTTACCACGAGCTGCTTGctggttattttatttaattcttagtATGTTCACggctttaaaaaggaaagtggaaaacacttttttttttgagctctGTAGTTAAACTaagtaattttaaacttttgattcttagttaaaatgtaaataacctttaaaaagcaGGTGCCACATAAATGCCAATTAAATGATTGGTATTAAGGTTTCAAAGGCCTAGTTTGTATGTTTAGAGACAAACGCTAGATATACTGCCAAGAGAAAGTTTCATTTTTATCCCAATTTGTGGCCAAAACTATTCTCTCTACATAAAAAAGCAAATCAATTGCTGACAAGGTGACTAGAATAAAAGACCAGACAGATGCCACTGTTTTTTTGAAACACTAACAATGTGTCTCCAGATGGGACTTAAGCCCCAAGTAGGAGCTAAGTGCAACTGAAttaatgagaaaaatgtttaacaatgtAACCAAGAATGTGCCTACAAGATATCAAAGTAAGACTCTGCATGTATATTCCACATCTGGGGCCTCTCTGATCAAACCATTTTGACTGAAGGTGGTTGACTCATTCACTCCAACGACTTCTCCGtccagcagaaggaaggagaccAGCACTTACCAAGTGCCCCCTACCTGCTGGGCATGAGCTGGGATGCCTGTATACCCTCATTTGCCTTTTGTGACCCCTCACCCCACACCTAAAAGAACACCTAGTCACCCTCTCTGTCCTCACCCCGTTTATTTTTCTTGGTGGCATTATCACACctgagatattttctattttttgtttggggCCTGACACACATCAGGTACCCAGTAAGTACTGAGTATAAATACCCACTTTTATTTAAGATAAGGAAacttaggctcagagaggttaaataacatgCTCAAGATCAAACGCTTGGCAAACAGCACAGCAGGGATTCAAACCAGATCTGTCAGAAACCCAAAGGTCCCGTTCTTTCTAACACTTCCCGCTGCCTGATTTCTAAGCGGATCAATTCATGTTAACTGGTACCATTATCAAACATTGGGATTAAATACCTTTCTCTGCACAATAAGGAAATCTTCTCTGCAGTGCACTGTTTATTCCTTCCCATTaatgaaggcacagagaggctctCTGAAAAAGAAGGCTGTCCTGACCTCCAAAAATAAGACATTCCCATTTCATTATTACCAATCATTTTTGCCACACTACAAGTCTAGAGTGAGATCTGACTTACATTGCTGGAAGCTTcagaaaagatattccacaccTGTTCCAGGATGGATTCATTATGAACTTTTAAACTGTTCTTCATCCAATtctgtatggaaaaaaaaaaagaaaaaaacccacttaTCCCATATTTTGACAGGTATACATAAGCTGTCACCAATAGGCCCATAGCCCTTCCATTCAAGGAAGTCATATCAAATACATACCTGAAATTTCGCCCTTTTCCTGGGAACGTTGTCAAAACCACTAATTTGCCCTAAAAGTTCCCTCACTTTGGGGCCGACACTGGgtctttttattaattcattaattttctacaaaaaaggaagataaaacaaaaacagtaaataaTTGACCAATGAGTTTCATGAAAGTCAAACTAGAGGGTTCACACTTCACGTACAGATTTTGTATTAATGTCTATGGTTACaaattcaacatagtactgaaagtccAGAGCGATTaggcaagaaataaaaagcatctacattggaaaggaagaagtaaaataatctCTGTTCGCAGATAACATAGTCTTATATGGTGCAAAC
This genomic window contains:
- the LYAR gene encoding cell growth-regulating nucleolar protein, which gives rise to MVFFTCNACGESVKKVQVEKHVALCRNCECLSCIDCGKDFWGDDYKNHVKCISEDQKYGGKGYEGKTHKGDVKQQAWIQKINELIKRPSVGPKVRELLGQISGFDNVPRKRAKFQNWMKNSLKVHNESILEQVWNIFSEASSNEPVSKGQDQQPLEQVAKPCAETNAKVASSKANDSMEEPAETKKNKRERKEERQKKRKKEKKEQKLENHQEDSKSQKPKKRKAGQEAEQEAAGKKSQRKRSKAERTQDGAVDGGAEREGETKTSLGKRKRKHSEVEADSKKKKIKLPGHSENGEPENHEAPAKGKFNWKGTIKAVLKQAPDNEITIKKLRKKVLAQYYAVTNEHHKSEEELLVIFNKKISKNPTLKLLKDKVKLLK